The Muntiacus reevesi chromosome 7, mMunRee1.1, whole genome shotgun sequence genome includes a region encoding these proteins:
- the RPS27L gene encoding ribosomal protein eS27-like isoform X1: protein MPLARDLLHPSLEEEKKKHKKKRLVQSPNSYFMDVKCPGCYKITTVFSHAQTVVLCVGCSTVLCQPTGGKARLTEGCSFRRKQH from the exons ATGCCT ttaGCTAGAGATTTACTGCATCCTTccttggaagaggaaaagaaaaaacataaaaagaaacggCTGGTTCAAAGTCCAAATTCTTACTTCATGGATGTAAAATGTCCAG GTTGCTACAAGATCACCACGGTTTTCAGCCATGCTCAGACTGTAGTGCTTTGTGTAGGCTGTTCAACAGTGCTGTGCCAGCCCACAGGAGGAAAGGCCAGACTCACAGAAG GCTGTTCATTTAGAAGGAAGCAACACTAG
- the RPS27L gene encoding ribosomal protein eS27-like isoform X2 — translation MDVKCPGCYKITTVFSHAQTVVLCVGCSTVLCQPTGGKARLTEGCSFRRKQH, via the exons ATGGATGTAAAATGTCCAG GTTGCTACAAGATCACCACGGTTTTCAGCCATGCTCAGACTGTAGTGCTTTGTGTAGGCTGTTCAACAGTGCTGTGCCAGCCCACAGGAGGAAAGGCCAGACTCACAGAAG GCTGTTCATTTAGAAGGAAGCAACACTAG